One window from the genome of Hyalangium ruber encodes:
- a CDS encoding GAF domain-containing protein: protein MGPARASQPQHSSAVPLGVEERLELLAEASRILTDASLEPPAVLERLCSLVVPALGQACALRLLSPDGEWLLPMGSAHVDPGSRESFQALMSGPQRADEGLSALVVRKGEALCLSSLSPEVLHRVAAPALKAVVEHFIIHDLLILPLRARGRVLGTLSVARGLNGRAFEDAERTLLQELADRAAVALEVAHAYIAERRERQSAEQSADRSLRLQRAAAALSEAVTPSDVAGVMMREAMDALGADQGVVSVASEDPSWMEILGSRNLPPGSLERLSRFPADAPLPAAEVYRGGTPLWMETPEVLTARFPTVLQRPEIMTQAVASLPLRTRGRTLGCCSLGFLAPRTFTEGERAFLLELAGQTAQALERARLYVAEQLARTRAQRAAERTTRLQAVIAELSPAYTAARVAEVVVDHGVSAVGARTGGLWLLEPDGTHARLVRSIGHSQEVVERFHRLPLSLDAPLMEALRKGRPVWVEAPEAAVQGATASSQPRGKGGSALTPSLACLPLRAEERTLGALVLGFAESRRFDADERAFLELLVHPAAEALARARLLEQQQAAQVALREAHQTMLSIFQASPAAIVLMDPDGTVRLWNAAAAHIFGWAQEEVLGRVLPVVPPDKLEEARQNLARTVRGEPVLGFETRRQRKDGTLIDVAMWASAVRHGSGEVQCAFIITDITERKRSEDAQRFLARAGSELASSLDDEATLERMAHLAVPDWADTCSIHLREGNQLRCVATAYAGPVPLAAREEPESSAVARVLASGMPELRAEAGPPPQAWLRVPLVVRHHVVGVLSFTRARRAYDARDLALAQELGRQAALTFDNARLYQEAQQAIRLREEFLSVASHELKTPISALQLQVQSLLSTLSRSPSGPTPERLRRSLETVQRQVHRQTQLINELLDVSRISAGRLQLQIEALELSALAREVAERFEPELTRAGSALRLQLAADTAGQWDRLRLDQVVTNLLSNAVKYGRGNPIQLTTEVTGSHVRLTLQDGGIGIAAEDLTRLFNRFERAVSERNYGGFGLGLWIARQSVEAMGGHIHVTSELGVGSTFTVELPRAQG from the coding sequence ATGGGTCCGGCAAGAGCCAGCCAGCCACAGCACTCCTCCGCGGTTCCGCTGGGGGTGGAAGAGAGGCTGGAGTTGCTGGCCGAGGCCTCGCGCATCCTGACGGACGCGAGCCTGGAGCCGCCCGCGGTGCTCGAGCGGCTGTGCTCGCTGGTGGTGCCCGCGCTCGGCCAGGCGTGCGCCTTGCGCCTGCTGTCCCCGGATGGCGAGTGGCTGCTGCCCATGGGCTCGGCGCATGTGGATCCCGGCTCCCGAGAGTCCTTCCAGGCGCTCATGTCGGGCCCGCAGCGCGCGGACGAGGGGCTGTCAGCGCTCGTGGTGCGCAAGGGCGAGGCGCTCTGCCTGTCGTCCCTGTCGCCCGAGGTGCTGCACCGGGTCGCCGCCCCCGCTCTCAAGGCCGTGGTCGAGCACTTCATCATCCACGACCTGCTCATCCTCCCGCTGCGCGCGCGCGGACGCGTGCTGGGCACCCTGTCCGTCGCCCGAGGGCTGAACGGGCGCGCCTTCGAGGATGCCGAGCGCACGCTGCTCCAGGAGCTGGCGGACCGCGCGGCGGTGGCGCTGGAGGTGGCGCACGCCTACATCGCCGAGCGACGGGAGCGACAGTCCGCCGAGCAGTCCGCGGACCGCAGCCTGCGCCTGCAGCGCGCCGCCGCCGCGCTGTCGGAGGCCGTGACGCCGTCGGATGTGGCCGGAGTGATGATGCGCGAGGCCATGGATGCGCTGGGCGCCGACCAGGGCGTCGTCTCCGTGGCCAGCGAGGACCCCTCCTGGATGGAGATCCTCGGCAGCCGCAACCTGCCTCCCGGCAGCCTGGAGCGCCTGTCCCGCTTCCCCGCCGATGCGCCCCTGCCCGCCGCCGAGGTGTACCGCGGCGGCACGCCCCTGTGGATGGAGACGCCCGAGGTGCTGACAGCGCGCTTTCCCACGGTGCTGCAGCGCCCGGAGATCATGACGCAGGCAGTGGCGAGCCTTCCCCTGCGCACGCGGGGCCGCACGCTGGGCTGCTGCTCGCTGGGCTTCCTGGCGCCGAGGACCTTCACCGAGGGCGAGCGCGCCTTCCTGCTGGAGCTGGCGGGGCAGACGGCCCAGGCGCTGGAGCGGGCCCGGCTCTACGTGGCCGAGCAGCTCGCGCGCACCCGCGCCCAGCGCGCCGCCGAGCGCACCACGCGGCTCCAGGCCGTCATCGCCGAGCTGTCTCCCGCATATACCGCCGCGCGCGTGGCCGAGGTGGTGGTGGACCATGGCGTGTCGGCCGTGGGCGCGCGCACCGGCGGGCTGTGGCTACTGGAGCCGGACGGCACCCACGCGCGGCTGGTGCGCTCCATCGGCCACTCGCAGGAGGTGGTGGAGCGCTTCCACCGCCTGCCGCTGAGCCTGGACGCGCCGCTCATGGAGGCGCTGCGCAAGGGCCGCCCCGTCTGGGTGGAGGCTCCCGAGGCCGCCGTCCAGGGCGCCACCGCTTCCTCCCAGCCCCGAGGCAAGGGGGGCTCGGCGCTGACGCCCTCCCTGGCGTGCCTGCCGCTGCGGGCCGAGGAGCGCACGCTGGGCGCGCTGGTGCTGGGCTTCGCCGAGTCGCGCCGCTTCGACGCGGACGAGCGCGCCTTCCTGGAGCTGCTCGTCCACCCTGCCGCCGAGGCGCTGGCCCGGGCCCGACTGCTGGAGCAGCAGCAGGCGGCGCAGGTGGCGCTGCGCGAGGCGCACCAGACGATGCTCTCCATCTTCCAGGCCTCGCCCGCCGCCATCGTGCTGATGGATCCGGACGGCACGGTGCGCCTGTGGAACGCCGCCGCCGCGCACATCTTCGGCTGGGCCCAGGAGGAGGTGCTCGGACGGGTGCTGCCCGTGGTTCCCCCGGACAAGCTCGAGGAGGCCCGCCAGAACCTGGCGCGCACCGTGCGGGGTGAGCCGGTGCTCGGTTTCGAGACGCGGCGCCAGCGCAAGGATGGCACCCTCATCGACGTGGCGATGTGGGCCTCGGCGGTGCGCCATGGCAGTGGCGAGGTGCAGTGCGCCTTCATCATCACCGATATCACCGAGCGCAAGCGCTCCGAGGACGCCCAGCGCTTCCTGGCGCGCGCCGGCAGCGAGCTCGCCAGCAGCCTGGATGACGAGGCGACGCTGGAGCGCATGGCGCACCTGGCCGTCCCCGATTGGGCGGACACCTGCTCCATCCACCTGCGCGAGGGCAACCAGCTGCGCTGCGTGGCCACCGCGTACGCGGGCCCCGTGCCGCTGGCGGCGCGCGAGGAGCCCGAGTCCTCCGCCGTGGCGCGCGTGCTCGCCTCCGGCATGCCCGAGCTGCGCGCGGAGGCGGGGCCGCCTCCCCAGGCATGGCTGCGCGTGCCGCTGGTGGTGCGCCACCACGTCGTCGGCGTGCTGTCCTTCACCCGGGCCCGACGCGCCTATGACGCGCGGGACCTGGCGCTCGCGCAGGAGTTGGGCCGCCAGGCGGCGCTCACCTTCGACAACGCCCGGCTCTATCAGGAGGCCCAGCAGGCCATCCGCCTGCGCGAGGAGTTCCTCTCCGTCGCCAGCCACGAGCTGAAGACGCCCATCAGCGCGCTCCAGCTCCAGGTGCAGAGCCTGCTGTCCACCTTGTCCCGCTCTCCCTCGGGCCCCACCCCGGAGCGGCTGCGTCGCAGCCTGGAGACGGTGCAGCGCCAGGTGCATCGGCAGACCCAGCTCATCAACGAGCTGCTGGATGTCTCTCGCATCAGCGCCGGCCGGCTGCAGCTCCAGATCGAAGCCCTGGAGCTGTCGGCCCTGGCGCGCGAGGTCGCTGAGCGCTTCGAGCCCGAGCTGACGCGCGCTGGCTCGGCCCTGCGGCTCCAGCTCGCCGCGGACACGGCGGGGCAGTGGGACCGGCTGCGGCTGGACCAGGTGGTGACCAACCTGCTGTCCAACGCGGTGAAGTACGGGCGGGGCAACCCCATCCAGCTCACCACCGAGGTGACCGGCTCGCACGTGCGGCTCACCCTCCAGGACGGAGGCATCGGCATCGCGGCGGAGGACCTCACGCGCCTCTTCAACCGCTTCGAGCGGGCCGTGTCCGAGCGCAACTACGGCGGCTTCGGGCTGGGCCTGTGGATCGCCCGGCAGAGCGTCGAGGCGATGGGGGGCCACATCCACGTGACCAGCGAGCTGGGCGTGGGCTCCACCTTCACCGTGGAGCTGCCTCGCGCCCAGGGTTGA
- a CDS encoding SEL1-like repeat protein — MRPHGSKTRLADAAMERAWALEEAPVRDAEALFHAYLVAARAGNVDAMNNVGLHYAYGDGVRRDAALGARWLRRAALKGDALAAFNLGLFYAQGRGLRKNPAMARKWYWRSLSSGNLDAAANLADLLFASKDPKDWPQAVALYRQSMKRGNTAARYNLGLAYEQGKGTRRNRKKALQLYREAAEAGDVDAQLALGWCYLNGVGGPQDSLAAFRWYEQAARQREPRALFSLGEMFLEGLGIPPSQERALRYLRAAAELGHARSRRWLKHLEREPAPDTKPEAGTTSNPEPSAEPSPGPETPGPA; from the coding sequence ATGCGACCCCACGGCTCCAAGACACGGCTCGCCGACGCGGCGATGGAACGAGCATGGGCGCTCGAAGAGGCGCCCGTGCGCGATGCCGAGGCGCTCTTCCACGCCTACCTCGTGGCCGCGCGCGCGGGCAACGTGGACGCGATGAACAACGTGGGGCTCCACTACGCCTACGGCGACGGGGTGCGCCGGGACGCGGCGCTGGGCGCGCGGTGGCTGCGCCGGGCCGCGCTCAAGGGCGACGCGCTGGCGGCCTTCAACCTCGGCCTCTTCTACGCACAGGGGCGCGGCCTGCGGAAGAACCCGGCCATGGCCCGAAAGTGGTACTGGCGCTCGCTGTCCAGCGGGAACCTCGACGCCGCCGCGAACCTGGCGGACCTGCTCTTCGCCAGCAAGGATCCGAAGGACTGGCCCCAGGCGGTGGCGCTGTACCGCCAGTCCATGAAGCGGGGCAACACGGCGGCCCGGTACAACCTCGGCCTGGCCTACGAGCAGGGCAAGGGCACCCGGCGCAATCGGAAGAAGGCCCTGCAGCTCTACCGCGAGGCGGCCGAGGCGGGCGACGTGGACGCGCAGCTCGCGCTGGGCTGGTGCTACCTCAACGGCGTGGGCGGCCCCCAGGACTCGCTGGCGGCCTTCCGCTGGTACGAGCAGGCCGCGAGGCAGCGTGAGCCCCGCGCCCTGTTCAGCCTGGGGGAGATGTTCCTCGAGGGACTGGGCATTCCCCCTTCCCAGGAGCGGGCCCTGCGCTACCTGCGCGCCGCCGCGGAGCTGGGGCATGCCCGGTCTCGGCGGTGGCTCAAGCACCTGGAGCGGGAGCCCGCCCCCGACACGAAGCCGGAGGCAGGCACCACTTCGAATCCCGAGCCGAGCGCCGAGCCGAGCCCGGGCCCCGAGACGCCCGGCCCGGCGTAG
- a CDS encoding alpha/beta fold hydrolase, whose product MNLGTLPLLVSLLTAQPTAPSAVANTAPLPGLPNVLISGVPAVPPELERRVHQYLESRNAQLVDVTDDGKQVLISTRFADVAQLHLVEMPMGARTQLTFTPEPIAQARFLPGSANVLFYLQDVGGGEFYQVYRFDRSTGRAELLTDGKSRHEGLGVSRDGKWLTYANTARNGKDTDIYVAPTDNPRQARRVTELEGTWYPVDFSADGAKLLVQQFRSVADADLHVVDLKTGERRQLTPKEGMGSVVDARFTPDGKGIYLITDRYSDFSELYRLELDKAPYTAAPPSLTKSIRWNVQGLELSPDGRQLALDINEDGISRLYLLDTRGNTLSQVSLPQGVLTGLTFPRKRSDTLFLSLITSRSPTDVWQVDLRTKKTTRWTRSELGGLNTEALVEPELVRYDSTDGVKVPAFLYRPRGASGKVPVVVIFHGGPEGQSQPYFSALIQFLATEMKMAVLLPNVRGSEGYGKAYRAMDDGVKREQSLKDIGATLDFIASQKDLDASRVGVYGGSYGGYMVLATATFYPERIKAVVDVVGISSLPSFLQNTQAYRQDLRRAEYGDERDPAVRKVQERISPLGAVDRIRAALYVQQGKNDPRVPQSEAEQIVKAVRAKGADVWYMLALDEGHGFGKKPNRDYATMTALMFLEKHLGTPAPAAGGSGSKP is encoded by the coding sequence ATGAACCTTGGAACCCTACCGCTCCTGGTGTCCTTGCTCACCGCGCAGCCCACGGCTCCCTCCGCGGTAGCCAATACTGCCCCGCTGCCGGGCCTGCCCAATGTGCTGATCAGCGGCGTGCCCGCGGTGCCTCCCGAGCTGGAGCGCCGCGTGCATCAGTACCTGGAGTCCCGCAACGCCCAACTCGTGGACGTGACGGATGACGGCAAGCAGGTGCTCATCTCCACGCGCTTCGCGGACGTGGCGCAGCTTCACTTGGTGGAGATGCCCATGGGCGCGCGCACCCAGCTCACCTTCACGCCCGAGCCCATCGCGCAGGCGCGCTTCCTGCCGGGCTCCGCGAACGTCCTCTTCTACCTGCAGGACGTGGGCGGCGGAGAGTTCTATCAGGTGTACCGGTTCGACCGGAGCACGGGCCGCGCGGAGCTCCTCACCGACGGCAAGAGCCGCCACGAGGGGCTGGGCGTCTCCCGGGACGGCAAGTGGCTGACCTACGCCAACACCGCGCGCAACGGGAAGGACACGGACATCTACGTCGCGCCCACGGACAATCCGCGCCAGGCCCGCCGCGTCACCGAGCTCGAAGGCACCTGGTACCCCGTCGACTTCTCCGCGGACGGCGCGAAGCTGCTCGTCCAGCAGTTCCGCTCCGTGGCCGACGCGGATCTGCACGTGGTGGATCTGAAGACGGGCGAGCGCCGCCAGCTCACCCCGAAGGAGGGGATGGGCAGCGTCGTCGACGCTCGCTTCACCCCGGATGGGAAGGGCATCTACCTCATCACCGACCGCTACAGCGACTTCTCGGAGCTGTACCGGCTGGAGCTCGACAAGGCGCCGTACACGGCCGCGCCGCCGTCGCTGACGAAGTCCATCCGCTGGAACGTGCAGGGGCTCGAGCTGTCCCCGGACGGCCGTCAGCTCGCGCTGGACATCAACGAGGATGGCATCAGCCGGCTGTACCTCCTGGACACGCGCGGCAACACGCTCTCGCAGGTGAGCCTGCCCCAGGGTGTACTGACGGGGCTCACGTTCCCCCGCAAGCGCTCGGACACGCTGTTCCTGTCGCTCATCACCTCGCGCTCGCCCACCGATGTGTGGCAGGTGGACTTGCGCACGAAGAAGACGACGCGCTGGACGCGCTCGGAGCTGGGCGGCCTCAACACCGAGGCCTTGGTCGAGCCGGAGCTGGTGCGCTACGACTCCACCGACGGCGTGAAGGTGCCCGCCTTCCTGTACCGGCCGCGAGGCGCGAGCGGCAAGGTGCCCGTGGTGGTCATCTTCCACGGCGGCCCCGAGGGCCAGAGCCAGCCGTACTTCAGCGCGTTGATCCAGTTCCTCGCCACCGAGATGAAGATGGCGGTGCTGCTGCCCAACGTGCGCGGCTCGGAAGGGTACGGCAAGGCCTACCGGGCCATGGATGACGGGGTGAAGCGCGAGCAGAGCCTCAAGGACATCGGCGCCACGCTGGATTTCATCGCCTCGCAGAAGGACCTGGATGCCTCGCGCGTGGGCGTCTACGGAGGCTCGTACGGCGGTTACATGGTGCTGGCCACGGCGACCTTCTACCCCGAGCGCATCAAGGCCGTGGTGGACGTGGTGGGCATCTCCTCGCTGCCCTCCTTCCTGCAGAACACGCAGGCCTACCGGCAGGACCTGCGCCGCGCCGAGTACGGCGACGAGCGCGACCCCGCGGTGCGCAAGGTGCAGGAGCGCATCTCTCCGCTGGGCGCGGTGGACCGCATCCGCGCGGCGCTCTACGTGCAGCAGGGCAAGAACGACCCGCGCGTGCCGCAGTCGGAGGCCGAGCAGATCGTCAAGGCGGTGCGCGCCAAGGGCGCCGACGTCTGGTACATGCTGGCGCTCGACGAGGGGCACGGCTTCGGCAAGAAGCCCAACCGCGACTACGCGACGATGACGGCGCTCATGTTCCTCGAGAAGCACCTGGGCACGCCGGCGCCGGCCGCGGGCGGCTCGGGCTCGAAGCCGTAG
- a CDS encoding pentapeptide repeat-containing protein: MWLNNVIFEDKVIENERLELTAKDALYYLGPKLTLRHCTLVLQVPARRLLLAGPQLMDCTIEVKTELKNLPWYTASLRGCRFTGKLTGNDFGYYPNPALPDRDMGRVEDCDFSRAQLHGCRFIGCDVSTLKFPRWPWFTLLHPYKRARELAALPWPGQLSVAMSGFTDIPATTEALTRSATVLAKQFETTEEAIKATLALLDDVIY; encoded by the coding sequence ATGTGGCTCAACAACGTCATCTTCGAGGACAAGGTCATCGAGAATGAGCGGCTGGAGCTCACAGCGAAGGATGCGCTCTATTACCTTGGGCCCAAGCTCACACTTCGCCACTGCACCCTCGTTCTCCAGGTGCCTGCCAGACGCCTGCTTCTGGCGGGACCTCAGCTCATGGATTGCACGATCGAGGTGAAGACCGAGCTGAAGAACCTTCCCTGGTACACGGCATCTCTGAGGGGCTGCCGCTTCACGGGCAAGCTGACGGGAAACGACTTCGGGTATTACCCGAACCCTGCCTTGCCCGACAGAGACATGGGCAGGGTCGAGGATTGCGATTTCTCTCGAGCACAACTCCACGGGTGCCGGTTCATCGGGTGTGACGTCTCCACGTTGAAGTTTCCGCGCTGGCCTTGGTTCACCCTGCTCCATCCCTACAAGCGGGCGCGTGAGCTGGCGGCGCTCCCATGGCCTGGGCAGCTCTCGGTGGCCATGAGCGGGTTCACCGATATACCCGCAACCACCGAAGCGCTCACCCGATCCGCCACGGTCCTCGCAAAGCAGTTCGAGACCACGGAGGAAGCGATCAAGGCAACGCTCGCGCTCCTCGACGACGTCATCTATTGA
- a CDS encoding acyl-CoA desaturase, with product MDDARGWGETRLNRSKVLRWALLHAAALVGGALFFSWSAVAVAAALLGVTMCLGVSVGIHRGLIHRAFQTSRPVEAVLAVLGTLAGLGGVLGMSRMHHMRDYHQNQPDCPPYFGYRGGFLETMAYALFFDYRAPDASIYPPVEPRVAARPLFQHLERAGLWLQVPLALALYAVGGPAFVAWGIFIRLALTQDGFWAIHYVSHVAGEQPYELVGAAEQGRNAGWLALLSMGEAWHNTHHAYPASAQMGVGWRQPDPGFWAVRALEALGLVWGVRTVADLPLREGARRVHARSPRHARRTRVQRPAQLVAPTR from the coding sequence ATGGACGATGCGAGAGGCTGGGGAGAGACGAGGCTGAACCGGAGCAAGGTGCTGCGCTGGGCGCTGCTGCACGCGGCGGCGCTCGTGGGTGGCGCGCTCTTCTTCTCGTGGAGCGCGGTGGCGGTGGCGGCCGCGCTGCTCGGGGTGACGATGTGCCTGGGCGTCTCGGTGGGCATCCACCGCGGCCTCATCCACCGCGCCTTCCAGACGTCGCGCCCCGTGGAGGCCGTGCTCGCGGTGCTGGGCACGCTGGCGGGCCTGGGCGGCGTGCTCGGCATGAGCCGCATGCACCACATGCGCGACTACCACCAGAACCAGCCGGACTGCCCGCCCTACTTCGGCTACCGGGGCGGCTTCCTGGAGACGATGGCCTATGCGCTCTTCTTCGACTACCGCGCGCCGGATGCCTCCATCTACCCGCCGGTGGAGCCGCGCGTGGCGGCCCGGCCCCTCTTCCAGCACCTGGAGCGCGCGGGGCTGTGGCTCCAGGTGCCGCTGGCGCTGGCCCTGTACGCGGTGGGCGGCCCCGCCTTCGTCGCGTGGGGCATCTTCATCCGGCTGGCGCTCACGCAGGACGGCTTCTGGGCCATCCACTACGTGAGCCACGTGGCGGGCGAGCAGCCCTACGAGCTGGTGGGCGCCGCGGAGCAGGGCCGCAACGCCGGGTGGCTGGCGCTGCTGAGCATGGGCGAGGCCTGGCACAATACGCACCACGCCTACCCTGCCTCGGCGCAGATGGGCGTCGGCTGGAGGCAGCCGGATCCGGGCTTCTGGGCCGTGCGCGCGCTGGAGGCGCTGGGGCTGGTGTGGGGCGTGCGGACGGTGGCGGACCTGCCGCTGCGCGAAGGTGCGAGACGCGTACACGCCCGGAGCCCGCGACACGCCCGACGCACCCGTGTGCAGCGGCCTGCACAGCTGGTAGCCCCGACGCGCTGA
- a CDS encoding alpha/beta fold hydrolase, which produces MAKNSTNVRKKMARLALRLTGRTLGTLAPEWAAQWGERLFCTPQRTAPSRTARAVLAQGQQRFLELCGERVAVWSWGEGPRVLLVHGWSGYGGQLTAFVAPLVAAGFSVVTFDAPGHGLSSGSRSSLPELARVIRAVAHATGGPHALVAHSIGAAASALALHQGLEVERAVLLSPPSDPRKAVAFFSREVALPGHAVKRMVARLEARLGRLEDYVVPRFAPALKTPVRIFHDVGDEEVRVESGEAIAQAWPGARLVRTQGLGHYRILYTPAVVSEAVAFITESRPRDAWPLVTAPLAEAAATPSLRSA; this is translated from the coding sequence ATGGCAAAAAATAGCACGAACGTTCGTAAGAAGATGGCCCGGTTGGCGCTGCGCCTCACGGGCCGCACGCTGGGCACGCTGGCGCCGGAGTGGGCGGCCCAGTGGGGGGAGCGGCTGTTCTGCACGCCGCAGCGGACGGCGCCTTCGCGCACGGCGCGGGCGGTGCTGGCGCAGGGGCAGCAGCGCTTCCTGGAGCTGTGCGGTGAGCGGGTGGCGGTGTGGAGCTGGGGCGAGGGCCCGCGCGTGCTGCTGGTACACGGGTGGAGCGGCTACGGCGGCCAGCTCACCGCCTTCGTCGCGCCGCTGGTGGCCGCGGGCTTCTCGGTGGTGACGTTCGACGCGCCGGGGCACGGCCTGTCGTCCGGCAGCCGCTCCTCGTTGCCGGAGCTGGCGCGGGTGATTCGGGCGGTGGCGCACGCCACCGGGGGGCCGCATGCGTTGGTGGCGCACTCCATCGGCGCGGCGGCCAGCGCGCTGGCGCTCCATCAAGGGCTGGAGGTGGAGCGGGCGGTGTTGCTGTCGCCGCCGTCGGATCCGCGCAAGGCGGTGGCCTTCTTCTCGCGCGAGGTGGCGCTGCCGGGGCACGCCGTAAAGCGGATGGTGGCGCGGCTCGAGGCGCGCCTGGGGCGGCTGGAGGACTACGTGGTGCCGCGCTTCGCGCCCGCGCTGAAGACGCCGGTGCGCATCTTCCACGACGTGGGAGACGAGGAGGTGCGGGTGGAGTCGGGCGAGGCCATCGCCCAGGCCTGGCCGGGGGCGCGGCTGGTGCGCACCCAGGGCCTGGGGCACTACCGCATCCTCTATACGCCGGCCGTCGTCTCGGAGGCGGTGGCGTTCATCACCGAGAGCCGCCCCCGGGACGCGTGGCCGCTGGTGACGGCGCCCCTGGCCGAGGCCGCCGCCACCCCCTCGCTCAGAAGCGCATGA
- a CDS encoding TetR/AcrR family transcriptional regulator, whose amino-acid sequence MRKGELTRQAILERAVRLASRVGLQGLTIGGLADELQLSKSGLFAHFRSKASLEVEVLEAATTLFTEVVIRPALARPRGEARIRALFERWLDWGRSAAMEGGCIFVAAAAELDDTPGPARDALVQSQRDWMDCLAQTARTAINERHFRPDVDPEQFAFELYGIMLVHHHAARLMRDPQAEQRSRRAFESLLNASRALSS is encoded by the coding sequence ATGAGAAAGGGCGAACTCACCCGGCAGGCCATCCTCGAGCGCGCGGTGCGCCTGGCCAGCCGTGTGGGCTTGCAGGGGCTGACCATCGGCGGGCTGGCGGACGAGCTGCAGCTGTCCAAGAGCGGCCTGTTCGCCCACTTCCGCTCCAAGGCCTCGCTGGAGGTGGAGGTGCTGGAGGCGGCCACCACCCTGTTCACCGAGGTGGTGATTCGCCCGGCCCTGGCCCGGCCCCGGGGCGAGGCGCGCATCCGCGCCCTCTTCGAGCGCTGGCTGGACTGGGGCCGCAGCGCCGCCATGGAGGGGGGCTGCATCTTCGTGGCCGCCGCCGCGGAGCTGGATGACACCCCGGGCCCGGCCCGCGACGCCCTGGTGCAGAGCCAGCGGGACTGGATGGACTGCCTGGCCCAGACGGCGCGCACCGCCATCAACGAGCGCCACTTCCGACCGGACGTGGACCCGGAGCAGTTCGCCTTCGAGCTGTACGGCATCATGCTCGTCCACCACCACGCGGCCCGGCTGATGAGAGACCCTCAGGCGGAGCAGCGCTCCCGCCGCGCCTTCGAATCGCTGCTGAACGCCTCCCGCGCCCTTTCCTCCTGA
- a CDS encoding response regulator: protein MGLQVLYVEDDIDIQDALREILESAGYRVTVASTATEGLALLGSQKFHLVISDYNLPDTSGAKMLSQAAATGLLNCESLILTGASRLDDVAGYRVIRKPVDVDKFLAKLNEILAPVRDEELARAKAHLEVAMERKAQGDSLKRIRFVLYVSEASTTSLRALRNLQTLLKDYEATQVDLQVVDLSKDRPTSFDEDRVTFTPTLVRRMPDPRVYLLGTLENIQTVVDLLNDAKVERKR from the coding sequence ATGGGGCTGCAGGTCCTCTATGTCGAGGACGACATCGACATCCAGGACGCGCTCCGGGAAATCCTGGAGTCGGCCGGGTATCGCGTCACGGTGGCGTCGACGGCCACGGAGGGCCTGGCGCTCCTGGGCTCGCAGAAGTTCCACCTGGTCATCAGCGACTACAACCTGCCCGATACCAGCGGGGCGAAGATGCTCTCGCAGGCGGCGGCGACGGGGCTGCTCAACTGTGAGTCGCTCATCCTGACGGGCGCCTCGCGGCTGGACGACGTGGCGGGCTACCGGGTCATCCGCAAGCCGGTGGACGTGGACAAGTTCCTGGCGAAGCTGAATGAAATCCTGGCGCCAGTGCGCGACGAGGAGCTGGCCCGGGCCAAGGCCCACCTCGAGGTGGCGATGGAGCGCAAGGCGCAGGGCGACAGCCTCAAGCGCATCCGCTTCGTCCTCTACGTCAGCGAGGCCTCCACCACCTCGCTGCGCGCCTTGCGAAACCTGCAGACGCTGCTGAAGGACTACGAGGCGACCCAGGTCGACCTGCAGGTGGTGGACCTCTCCAAGGACAGGCCGACCTCCTTCGATGAGGACCGCGTCACCTTCACGCCCACGCTGGTGCGCCGGATGCCCGACCCGCGCGTGTACCTGCTGGGGACCCTCGAGAACATCCAGACGGTCGTTGACCTGCTCAATGACGCGAAAGTCGAGCGCAAGCGATGA